From a region of the Sphaerodactylus townsendi isolate TG3544 linkage group LG09, MPM_Stown_v2.3, whole genome shotgun sequence genome:
- the TRAM1 gene encoding translocating chain-associated membrane protein 1 → MGIRKKSSKTPPVLSHEFIVQNHADIVSCMAMVFLLGLMFEVTAKAAVVFVTLQYNVTISATEEQPMETVTLYHYGIKDLATVFFYMLVAIIIHAIIQEYVLDKINRRMHFSKTKHSKFNESGQLSAFYLFSCVWGTSILVSENYVSDPTSLWRDYPHTVMPFQMKFFYISQLAYWFHAFPELYFQKTKKEDIPRQLVYIGLYLFHITGAYLLNLTHLGMVLLVLHYFVEFLFHISRLFYFSDEKYQKGFSLWAILFVLGRLLTLILSVLTVGFGLARAENQTLDVSSGNFNVLPIRISVLASICLTQAFMMWKFINFQLRRWREHSSPPQPVKKKFVTTKGKPPKKERENGINGTLTSNGADSPRSRKEKSS, encoded by the exons ATGGGGATTCGCAAGAAGAGCAGCAAGACGCCTCCCGTGCTCAGCCATGAGTTCATCGTGCAGAACCACGCGGACATCGTCTCTTGCATGGCCATGGTCTTCCTGCTCGGGCTGATGTTCGAG gtTACAGCAAAAGCAGCAGTGGTCTTTGTTACACTTCAATACAATGTTACCATTTCGGCCACAG aAGAACAACCTATGGAAACAGTCACACTTTATCACTATGGCATCAAAGATCTGGCTACTGTTTTCTTCTACATGCTGGTAGCAATAATTATACATGCTATTATTCAAGAGTATGTGCTAGAT aaaattaaCAGGCGAATGCACTTTTCCAAAACAAAGCACAGCAAATTCAATGAATCTGGACAACTCAGTGCATTTTACCttttctcctgtgtttggggaaCCAGCATTCTCGTTTCT GAGAACTATGTATCTGATCCAACCTCACTCTGGAGAGACTACCCGCATACAGTAATGCC GTTTCAAATGAAGTTTTTCTACATCTCACAGTTGGCATACTGGTTCCATGCTTTTCCAGAACTCTACTTCCAGAAGACAAAAAAA gaAGACATTCCTCGCCAACTTGTTTATATTGGGCTTTATCTTTTCCATATCACAGGAGCTTATCTGTTAAA TTTGACACATCTTGGGATGGTTCTCCTTGTGCTACATTACTTTGTGGAATTTCTCTTCCACATCTCTAGACTGTTTTACTTCAGTgatgaaaaataccaaaaagg GTTTTCACTTTGGGCAATTCTTTTTGTGTTGGGAAGACTTCTGACCTTGATTCTTTCTGTCCTCACTGTTGGATTTGGCCTTGctagagcagagaatcaaacattGGATGTTAGCTCTGGAAACTTCAATGTGCTGCCAATCAG AATCAGTGTGCTGGCCTCCATCTGTTTAACTCAGGCCTTTATGATGTGGAAGTTCATTAATTTTCAGCTGAGAAGGTGGAGAGaacattcctcccctccccaaccagtAAAAAAGAAGTTTGTGACAACTAAAGGAAAACCACCCAAAAAAGAAAGAG AAAATGGAATAAATGGAACACTAACCTCAAATGGAGCAGACTCGCCtcgaagcagaaaagaaaaatcctCTTAA